Proteins encoded together in one Kitasatospora albolonga window:
- a CDS encoding molecular chaperone DnaJ has protein sequence MATDYYAVLGVRRDASQDEIKKAFRRLARELHPDVNPDPKTQERFKEINAAYEVLSDPQKKQVYDLGGDPLSANGGGGGAGGFGAGGFGNFSDIMDAFFGTASQRGPRSRTRRGQDAMIRLEIDLAEAAFGTTKDIQVDTAVVCNTCSGEGAAPGTSAQTCDMCRGRGEVSQVTRSFLGQVMTSRPCPQCQGFGTVVPTPCPECAGDGRIRSRRTLTVKIPAGVDNGTRIQLAGEGEVGPGGGPPGDLYVEIHELPHSVFQRRGDDLHCTVTIPMTAAALGTKCPLETLDGVEEIDIRPGTQSGQSVPLHGRGITHLRGGGRGDLIVHVEVITPSKLDAEQERLLRELAKLRGEERPLGQFQPGQQGLFSRLKDAFNGR, from the coding sequence GTGGCCACGGACTACTACGCCGTACTCGGCGTACGCCGCGACGCATCGCAGGACGAGATCAAGAAGGCATTCCGTCGGCTCGCCCGCGAGCTGCACCCGGATGTCAACCCGGACCCGAAGACCCAGGAGCGGTTCAAGGAGATCAACGCCGCTTACGAGGTGCTCTCGGACCCGCAGAAGAAGCAGGTCTACGACCTCGGCGGCGACCCCCTCTCCGCCAACGGCGGAGGCGGCGGCGCGGGCGGTTTCGGAGCCGGCGGCTTCGGCAACTTCTCCGACATCATGGACGCGTTCTTCGGCACGGCCTCGCAGCGCGGGCCCCGCTCGCGCACCCGGCGCGGCCAGGACGCCATGATCCGCCTGGAGATCGACCTCGCCGAGGCGGCCTTCGGCACCACCAAGGACATCCAGGTCGACACGGCGGTCGTCTGCAACACCTGCAGCGGCGAGGGCGCGGCCCCCGGCACCTCCGCCCAGACCTGCGACATGTGCCGCGGCCGGGGCGAGGTCTCGCAGGTCACCCGGTCCTTCCTGGGCCAGGTCATGACCTCGCGCCCCTGCCCGCAGTGCCAGGGCTTCGGTACGGTCGTGCCGACGCCGTGCCCGGAGTGCGCCGGTGACGGCCGTATCCGCTCGCGCCGCACGCTCACCGTGAAGATCCCCGCGGGCGTCGACAACGGCACCCGCATCCAGCTCGCCGGTGAGGGCGAGGTCGGCCCCGGCGGCGGCCCGCCCGGCGATCTGTACGTCGAGATCCACGAGCTGCCGCACTCCGTCTTCCAGCGGCGCGGCGACGACCTGCACTGCACGGTCACCATCCCGATGACGGCCGCGGCCCTCGGCACCAAGTGCCCGCTGGAGACCCTGGACGGCGTCGAGGAGATCGACATCCGGCCCGGCACCCAGTCCGGCCAGTCCGTGCCCCTGCACGGGCGGGGCATCACGCACCTGCGCGGCGGCGGCCGGGGCGACCTGATCGTGCACGTCGAGGTGATCACGCCGAGCAAGCTCGACGCGGAGCAGGAGCG